A single window of uncultured Cohaesibacter sp. DNA harbors:
- the lpdA gene encoding dihydrolipoyl dehydrogenase — MSYDLVVIGTGPGGYVCAIRAAQLGMKVAVVEKRKTHGGTCLNVGCIPSKALLHASELFEEAGHDFANMGIKVGKPELDLKDMMKHKQDVIDSNVGGVDFLFKKNKIDVFHGAGKIVAQGKVEVTPEEGDVQTVEAKGIVIATGSDVANLPGIEIDEKQVVSSTGGLDLDKVPEKLIVVGAGVIGLELGSVWRRLGSEVTVVEFLDRILPGMDGEVVKNAQRIFKKQGFDFKLGTKVTGIEKTKKGLKVSIEPAAGGDASELEADVVLVAIGRRPYTDGLGLEAVGVALDERGRVKTDGHFKTTVDGIYAIGDVIEGPMLAHKAEDDGVALAEILAGQAGHVDYNLVPGVVYTMPEIAVIGKTEEQLKDAGVAYNVGKFPFTANGRAKAQRHTDGFVKILADKTTDQVLGVHMIGAGVGEMIHEASVLMAFSGSAEDLARTIHAHPTLSEAVKEAALAVDKRPIHM; from the coding sequence ATGTCTTATGATCTTGTGGTGATTGGTACTGGCCCAGGCGGCTATGTGTGTGCGATCCGTGCCGCCCAGTTGGGTATGAAGGTAGCTGTGGTCGAAAAACGCAAGACCCACGGCGGCACCTGTCTCAATGTGGGCTGCATTCCGTCCAAGGCGCTTCTGCATGCCTCCGAACTGTTCGAGGAAGCCGGGCACGACTTTGCCAACATGGGCATCAAGGTCGGCAAGCCCGAGCTCGATCTCAAGGACATGATGAAACACAAGCAGGATGTCATCGATTCCAACGTTGGCGGCGTTGACTTCCTGTTCAAGAAGAACAAGATCGATGTCTTCCACGGCGCGGGCAAGATTGTTGCTCAAGGCAAGGTTGAAGTCACCCCGGAAGAGGGCGATGTGCAGACCGTTGAGGCCAAGGGCATCGTCATTGCGACGGGGTCCGATGTTGCCAACCTGCCCGGTATTGAGATTGACGAGAAACAGGTGGTCTCTTCCACCGGTGGCCTTGATCTCGATAAGGTGCCGGAAAAGCTGATCGTGGTCGGGGCCGGTGTGATCGGGCTGGAGCTCGGTTCGGTCTGGCGTCGTCTGGGATCGGAGGTCACCGTTGTCGAATTCCTTGACCGCATTCTACCCGGCATGGATGGTGAAGTGGTCAAGAATGCCCAGCGCATCTTCAAGAAGCAGGGCTTCGACTTCAAGCTGGGGACCAAGGTAACCGGCATCGAGAAGACCAAGAAGGGCCTGAAGGTTTCCATCGAACCGGCTGCCGGTGGCGATGCCTCCGAGCTGGAAGCCGATGTGGTTCTGGTTGCGATTGGTCGCCGCCCCTACACGGATGGTCTCGGCCTTGAGGCTGTGGGTGTCGCGCTTGACGAGCGTGGCCGGGTCAAGACCGATGGCCACTTCAAGACCACAGTTGATGGCATCTATGCCATCGGCGATGTGATCGAAGGGCCGATGCTGGCGCACAAGGCCGAGGATGACGGGGTTGCCCTTGCCGAGATCCTTGCCGGTCAGGCCGGGCATGTGGACTATAATCTGGTGCCAGGTGTTGTCTACACCATGCCGGAAATTGCCGTGATCGGCAAAACCGAAGAGCAGCTGAAAGACGCGGGCGTGGCCTACAATGTCGGCAAGTTCCCCTTCACCGCCAATGGCCGCGCCAAGGCGCAGCGCCACACCGACGGATTTGTAAAGATCCTTGCGGACAAGACCACGGATCAGGTTCTGGGTGTGCACATGATCGGCGCCGGTGTCGGCGAGATGATCCACGAGGCATCCGTGCTGATGGCCTTCTCGGGATCTGCCGAGGATCTGGCGCGCACCATCCATGCGCATCCGACCCTGTCGGAAGCGGTCAAGGAAGCCGCGCTCGCCGTCGACAAGCGCCCGATCCACATGTGA
- a CDS encoding 2-oxoglutarate dehydrogenase E1 component: MARQDANEAFALTSFLYGGNASYIEDLYARYLENPASVSEEWHTFFKDFQENKGEVIANARGASWKRKDWPLPASGDMVSALGGEFVDEKKLTDKLKSKAKEQGVELSDEAVQQATRDSVRALMMIRAYRARGHLHADLDPLKLAEAKDHEELHPTSYGFTEADYNRKIFIDHVLGLEFATIPEMLEILRRTYCSTLGVEFMHISDPAEKSWIQERIEGPDKHIAFTEQGKKAILYKLVEAEGFEKFLDLKYTGTKRFGLDGGESLIPALEQIIKRGGALGVKEIVLGMAHRGRLNVLSQVMGKPHRAIFHEFKGGSYAPDDVEGSGDVKYHLGASSDRSFDDNNVHLSLTANPSHLEIVNPVVLGKARAKQDQHASDENGAFIETTDVERTTVLPLLLHGDAAFAGQGVVAECLGLSGLRGHKTGGSIHFIINNQIGFTTNPRFSRSSPYPSDLAKMIEAPILHCNGDDPESVVFAAKIATEFRQKFGKPVVIDMFCYRRFGHNEGDEPAFTQPLMYKKIRSHPTSLQLYADKLIGEGVITPDDIEQMRADVRKTLDEEFEAGQSFSPNKADWFDGRWAGLSTASAEDDRRSGNTGIDVDELRAIGKKLTDIPEDFNVHRTIKRFLDNRAKMMETGEGIDWATAESLAFGALVKEGHPVRLSGQDCERGTFSQRHTVLYDQVDEHRYIPLNNISEDQNRYEVINSMLSEEAVLGFEYGYTLSEPNGLTMWEGQFGDFANGAQVVFDQFLTSGERKWLRASGLTVLLPHGYEGQGPEHSSARLERYLQSCAEDNIQVANCTTPANYFHILRRQVKRSFRKPLILMTPKSLLRHKRAVSNLAEMGAGSTFHRVLWDDAEIRPNQEIKLTTDDKIRRVILCTGKVYYDLYEEREKRAINDVYLMRVEQLYPFPAKTLIKELSRFKQADMVWCQEEPKNQGAWFFVEPYMEWVLNQIDASTKRMSYVGRPASAATATGLMSKHLAQLQAFLDDAFAE, encoded by the coding sequence ATGGCACGTCAGGATGCAAACGAAGCGTTCGCGTTGACCTCTTTCCTCTACGGGGGCAATGCGTCCTACATCGAAGATCTCTACGCACGGTATCTCGAAAACCCGGCGTCGGTGAGCGAAGAATGGCACACCTTCTTCAAGGACTTCCAAGAAAACAAGGGTGAAGTGATCGCCAATGCGCGCGGCGCATCCTGGAAGCGGAAAGACTGGCCGCTGCCCGCGTCCGGTGACATGGTGTCTGCCCTTGGCGGCGAATTCGTCGACGAGAAGAAGCTGACAGACAAGCTCAAGAGCAAGGCCAAGGAGCAGGGTGTCGAGCTGAGTGACGAAGCCGTCCAGCAGGCCACCCGCGATTCGGTGCGTGCACTGATGATGATCCGAGCCTATCGCGCTCGTGGCCATCTGCATGCCGATCTGGACCCGCTCAAGCTTGCGGAAGCCAAAGATCACGAAGAATTGCATCCGACGTCCTACGGCTTCACCGAGGCGGATTACAATCGCAAGATCTTCATCGACCATGTTCTGGGTCTCGAATTCGCGACCATCCCGGAAATGCTCGAAATCCTGCGCCGTACCTATTGTTCCACCCTTGGCGTGGAATTTATGCATATTTCCGATCCGGCCGAGAAGTCGTGGATTCAGGAACGCATCGAAGGTCCGGACAAGCATATTGCCTTCACCGAGCAGGGCAAGAAAGCCATCCTCTACAAGCTGGTTGAAGCTGAAGGCTTCGAGAAGTTCCTCGATCTGAAATATACCGGCACGAAGCGTTTCGGCCTTGATGGCGGCGAAAGCCTCATTCCGGCGCTTGAGCAGATCATCAAGCGCGGCGGTGCTCTCGGCGTCAAGGAAATCGTCCTTGGCATGGCGCACCGCGGGCGTCTCAATGTGCTCAGTCAGGTGATGGGCAAGCCGCATCGCGCCATTTTCCACGAATTCAAGGGCGGATCCTATGCGCCTGACGACGTGGAAGGCTCGGGCGATGTGAAATACCATCTTGGTGCCTCTTCCGACCGTTCGTTCGATGACAACAATGTGCATCTGTCGCTAACGGCAAACCCGTCTCACCTCGAGATCGTGAACCCTGTGGTGCTCGGCAAGGCCCGCGCCAAGCAGGATCAGCATGCCTCGGACGAGAATGGTGCCTTCATCGAGACCACGGACGTGGAACGCACCACGGTGCTGCCGCTTCTGCTGCATGGTGATGCTGCCTTTGCCGGGCAGGGTGTTGTTGCCGAATGTCTCGGCCTGTCTGGCCTCAGGGGCCACAAGACCGGTGGATCTATCCACTTCATCATCAACAACCAGATCGGCTTTACTACGAACCCGCGCTTCTCGCGCTCTTCGCCTTATCCGTCGGATCTGGCCAAGATGATCGAGGCGCCGATCCTGCATTGTAACGGCGATGATCCCGAGTCCGTGGTCTTTGCTGCCAAGATTGCTACCGAGTTCCGTCAGAAGTTCGGCAAGCCGGTCGTTATCGACATGTTCTGCTATCGTCGTTTTGGCCACAACGAGGGCGACGAGCCGGCCTTTACCCAGCCTCTGATGTACAAGAAGATCCGCTCTCATCCGACCAGCCTGCAGCTCTATGCTGACAAGCTGATCGGGGAAGGCGTGATCACCCCCGATGATATCGAGCAGATGCGAGCAGACGTCCGCAAGACGCTGGACGAGGAATTCGAGGCGGGTCAGAGCTTCTCGCCGAACAAGGCCGACTGGTTCGATGGCCGTTGGGCCGGTTTGTCGACGGCTTCCGCCGAGGACGATCGTCGCTCCGGCAACACCGGGATTGATGTCGACGAGCTGCGTGCAATCGGCAAGAAGCTGACGGACATTCCCGAAGACTTCAACGTGCACCGCACTATCAAGCGCTTCCTCGACAACCGGGCCAAGATGATGGAAACCGGTGAGGGCATCGACTGGGCGACTGCCGAGTCTCTTGCCTTTGGCGCTCTGGTAAAAGAGGGCCATCCAGTTCGCCTGTCCGGTCAGGACTGCGAGCGCGGCACCTTCTCCCAGCGTCACACGGTGCTGTATGATCAGGTGGATGAGCATCGCTACATTCCTCTGAACAACATTTCAGAAGACCAGAACCGCTACGAAGTGATCAACTCGATGTTGTCCGAAGAAGCGGTGCTCGGGTTCGAATATGGTTACACGCTGTCCGAACCCAATGGCCTCACTATGTGGGAAGGCCAGTTCGGTGACTTTGCCAACGGGGCGCAGGTGGTCTTTGACCAGTTCCTGACCTCCGGTGAACGCAAATGGCTGCGTGCTTCCGGCCTCACTGTTCTTCTGCCGCATGGCTATGAAGGGCAGGGTCCGGAACACAGCTCGGCCCGTCTCGAGCGCTATCTGCAGTCCTGTGCGGAAGACAACATTCAGGTTGCCAACTGCACGACGCCTGCCAACTATTTCCACATTCTGCGCCGTCAGGTGAAACGCAGCTTCCGCAAGCCGCTGATCCTGATGACACCGAAGAGCCTGTTGCGCCACAAGCGTGCGGTTTCGAACCTTGCGGAAATGGGTGCGGGAAGCACCTTCCACCGGGTTCTGTGGGATGATGCGGAAATCCGCCCGAATCAGGAAATCAAGCTCACCACCGACGACAAGATCCGTCGCGTGATCCTGTGCACCGGCAAGGTCTATTACGACCTTTATGAAGAGCGGGAAAAACGCGCCATCAATGACGTCTATCTGATGCGTGTCGAACAGCTCTATCCCTTCCCGGCCAAGACGCTGATCAAGGAGCTGAGCCGCTTCAAGCAGGCCGATATGGTCTGGTGTCAGGAAGAGCCGAAAAACCAGGGCGCCTGGTTCTTCGTAGAACCCTACATGGAGTGGGTGCTCAATCAGATCGATGCGTCGACCAAACGCATGTCCTATGTGGGTCGCCCGGCATCCGCTGCTACCGCTACGGGCCTGATGAGCAAACACCTTGCTCAGCTTCAGGCCTTCCTCGATGACGCGTTTGCCGAGTAA
- the sucD gene encoding succinate--CoA ligase subunit alpha: MSILVNKDTKIIVQGLTGKTGTFHTEQALAYYGTQMVAGVHPKKGGETWTSGVDSGAQLPIYASVKDAKDATGATASVIYVPPAGAGAAIIEAIDAGVEFISCITEGIPVADMVKVKRRLEDSKSRLLGPNCPGILTPEECKIGIMPGSIFKKGSVGIVSRSGTLTYEAVFQTTNEGLGQTTAVGIGGDPVKGTEFIDVLDMFLDDPETKSIIMIGEIGGSAEEDAAAWLKEQAEKGRKKPMVGFIAGRTAPPGRTMGHAGAVISGGKGGAEDKIAAMENASIRVSPSPASLGTTLVDLLNGK, encoded by the coding sequence ATGTCGATTCTCGTCAATAAAGATACCAAAATCATCGTGCAGGGCCTCACCGGCAAGACCGGTACCTTCCACACCGAACAGGCTTTGGCCTATTACGGCACCCAGATGGTTGCCGGTGTTCATCCCAAGAAGGGTGGAGAGACTTGGACCAGCGGCGTTGACAGCGGTGCCCAGTTGCCGATCTACGCCTCCGTCAAGGACGCCAAGGATGCCACCGGTGCGACCGCGTCGGTTATCTATGTGCCGCCTGCAGGCGCAGGGGCTGCCATCATCGAAGCCATCGATGCCGGTGTGGAGTTCATCTCCTGCATCACCGAAGGCATTCCCGTTGCCGACATGGTCAAGGTGAAGCGTCGCCTTGAAGACAGCAAGTCGCGCCTTCTTGGCCCGAACTGCCCCGGGATCCTGACCCCTGAAGAATGCAAGATCGGCATTATGCCCGGATCAATCTTCAAGAAAGGTTCAGTCGGTATTGTTTCACGCTCTGGTACACTTACGTATGAAGCAGTGTTTCAGACAACCAATGAAGGTCTTGGTCAGACAACGGCCGTCGGTATCGGTGGTGACCCTGTGAAGGGCACCGAGTTCATCGACGTGCTGGACATGTTCCTTGATGATCCGGAAACCAAGTCGATCATCATGATCGGCGAGATTGGCGGCTCTGCGGAAGAAGATGCCGCTGCATGGCTCAAGGAACAGGCCGAAAAGGGTCGGAAGAAACCAATGGTCGGCTTTATCGCCGGTCGTACCGCGCCTCCGGGCCGCACCATGGGTCATGCCGGTGCGGTGATCTCCGGCGGCAAGGGTGGTGCTGAGGACAAGATTGCTGCCATGGAAAATGCCAGCATTCGTGTGTCTCCCTCGCCAGCGAGCCTGGGTACCACTTTGGTTGACTTGCTCAACGGCAAGTAA
- the sucC gene encoding ADP-forming succinate--CoA ligase subunit beta, producing the protein MNIHEYQAKALLKEYGAPVADGVAIFSADEALAAADKLGGPLWVVKSQIHAGGRGKGKFKESSAGEKGGVRLAFSKDDVTSFASQMLGSTLVTNQTGPAGKQVNRLYIEDGADIDRELYLSLLVDRSCGRVAFVVSTEGGMDIEAVAEETPDKILTLPIDPDKGVTAEDAAQICNALELESSARDDGMHLFPILYKAFIEKDMSLLEINPLIVMENGRLRVLDAKVSFDGNALFRHPEIMELRDLTEEDEKEIQASEYDLAYVALDGNIGCMVNGAGLAMATMDIIKLYGAEPANFLDVGGGATKEKVTAAFKIITSDPNVKGILVNIFGGIMRCDIIAQGVLAAVEEVGLSVPLVVRLEGTRVAEGKKLIDESDLNVIPADDLNDAAQKIVAAVKGA; encoded by the coding sequence ATGAATATTCATGAGTATCAGGCGAAGGCGCTTCTGAAGGAATATGGTGCACCAGTTGCTGACGGTGTGGCCATTTTTTCCGCAGATGAGGCGCTTGCTGCTGCAGACAAGCTTGGCGGTCCGCTCTGGGTGGTTAAATCCCAGATCCATGCGGGTGGCCGTGGCAAAGGCAAATTCAAAGAATCCTCCGCAGGGGAAAAGGGCGGTGTCCGCCTTGCCTTCTCCAAGGACGACGTGACCAGCTTCGCAAGCCAGATGCTTGGATCCACTCTGGTGACCAACCAGACCGGTCCGGCTGGCAAGCAGGTCAACCGCCTCTATATTGAGGATGGTGCCGATATTGATCGCGAACTTTATCTCTCTTTGCTGGTTGACCGCTCCTGTGGTCGCGTGGCGTTTGTCGTGTCCACCGAAGGCGGCATGGACATCGAGGCCGTTGCCGAAGAGACGCCGGACAAGATCCTGACCCTGCCGATTGATCCCGACAAGGGCGTGACAGCGGAAGACGCTGCCCAGATCTGCAATGCGCTTGAGCTGGAAAGCTCCGCACGCGACGATGGCATGCATCTGTTCCCGATCCTTTACAAGGCCTTTATCGAAAAGGATATGTCCCTTCTCGAGATCAACCCGCTGATCGTCATGGAAAATGGCCGTCTGCGCGTGCTCGACGCCAAGGTCTCTTTTGATGGCAATGCCCTGTTCCGTCATCCCGAAATCATGGAACTGCGTGACCTGACCGAGGAAGACGAGAAGGAAATCCAGGCATCCGAATATGACCTCGCCTATGTGGCGCTCGATGGCAACATCGGCTGCATGGTGAACGGTGCCGGTCTTGCCATGGCAACCATGGACATCATCAAGCTCTATGGCGCAGAGCCTGCCAACTTTTTGGATGTTGGTGGTGGTGCGACCAAGGAGAAAGTGACGGCAGCCTTCAAGATCATCACCTCCGATCCGAACGTGAAGGGCATTCTCGTCAACATCTTCGGCGGCATCATGCGCTGCGATATCATCGCTCAGGGCGTGCTGGCGGCGGTTGAAGAGGTTGGTCTTAGCGTGCCGCTCGTGGTGCGTCTGGAAGGCACCCGTGTTGCCGAAGGCAAGAAGCTTATCGACGAAAGCGATCTCAACGTCATTCCTGCGGATGATCTCAATGATGCAGCGCAGAAGATTGTTGCAGCCGTGAAGGGAGCCTAA
- the mdh gene encoding malate dehydrogenase: MARKKIALIGAGQIGGTLAHLAGLYELGDVVLFDIAEGTPEGKALDIAESSPVDGFDAKLSGTQSYEAIAGADVVIVTAGVPRKPGMSRDDLVEINLKVMKQVGAGIGKYAPDAFVICITNPLDAMVWALQKFSGLPANKVVGMAGVLDSSRFRYFLADEFDVSVQDVTAFVLGGHGDTMVPLTRYSTVAGVPLTDLVKMGWIEQSRLDEIVQRTRDGGAEIVKLLKTGSAFYAPATSAISMAASYLRDKKRVLPCAAYLSGEYGVEGMYVGVPTVIGAGGIERIVEIELDKDEKAQFDHSVDAVKGLIEACQRIAPELAE; encoded by the coding sequence ATGGCGAGGAAGAAAATTGCTCTGATTGGTGCGGGCCAGATTGGTGGCACGCTGGCTCATCTGGCTGGTCTGTATGAACTGGGCGACGTTGTCCTTTTCGATATCGCAGAAGGCACTCCTGAAGGGAAAGCGCTCGACATCGCGGAATCGTCTCCAGTAGACGGCTTTGATGCCAAACTGTCCGGCACGCAGTCTTATGAAGCGATCGCTGGCGCTGACGTTGTGATCGTGACCGCGGGTGTCCCTCGCAAGCCCGGCATGAGCCGAGACGATCTGGTTGAAATCAACCTCAAGGTCATGAAGCAGGTTGGCGCAGGCATCGGCAAATATGCTCCCGATGCCTTTGTTATTTGTATCACCAACCCGCTCGACGCAATGGTTTGGGCTCTGCAGAAATTCTCCGGTCTGCCCGCCAACAAAGTGGTCGGCATGGCTGGTGTTCTGGACTCCTCCCGTTTCCGTTATTTCCTCGCTGACGAATTCGACGTATCCGTTCAGGACGTCACCGCATTCGTTCTTGGCGGTCACGGCGACACCATGGTCCCGCTGACCCGCTATTCCACCGTTGCTGGTGTGCCTCTGACCGACCTCGTCAAAATGGGCTGGATCGAACAGAGCCGTCTTGATGAAATCGTACAGCGTACCCGTGATGGCGGCGCCGAAATCGTCAAACTGCTGAAAACCGGTTCGGCATTCTATGCCCCGGCTACCTCGGCAATCTCGATGGCTGCGTCCTACCTCAGAGACAAAAAACGCGTTCTTCCTTGCGCTGCTTACCTCTCCGGTGAATATGGCGTGGAAGGCATGTATGTCGGTGTGCCGACCGTGATCGGTGCTGGCGGCATCGAGCGCATTGTCGAGATTGAACTGGATAAAGACGAAAAAGCCCAGTTCGATCATTCTGTCGATGCTGTGAAAGGCCTCATCGAGGCTTGCCAGCGCATCGCTCCGGAACTGGCCGAGTAA